In Nocardia sp. NBC_00403, one DNA window encodes the following:
- a CDS encoding GtrA family protein, whose amino-acid sequence MSYPEQPVSVPERSDSVPPVPAAQPLAAKVIGALRRGGAFLVVGAIGFLVDAGTYNLLVFWGGEGILYHSPLPAKIIAIAVATVVTYFGNKWWTFAHKNTDNPGREYLLYAVFNVVAIGLQLGCLGFSRYVLDLSTPLSDNISGTLIGQIVAVVFRYWAYDKFVFVGGPANAEQQK is encoded by the coding sequence GTGTCCTACCCCGAGCAGCCCGTGTCAGTACCCGAGCGGTCCGACTCCGTGCCACCGGTGCCGGCCGCGCAGCCGCTTGCCGCGAAAGTGATCGGCGCCCTGCGGCGCGGCGGGGCGTTCCTCGTGGTCGGCGCGATCGGGTTCCTTGTCGATGCGGGCACCTACAACCTGCTCGTGTTCTGGGGCGGTGAGGGAATTCTGTACCACTCTCCGTTGCCCGCCAAGATCATCGCGATCGCCGTAGCTACCGTGGTCACCTACTTCGGCAACAAGTGGTGGACGTTCGCGCACAAGAACACTGACAACCCTGGCCGCGAATATCTGCTCTACGCCGTGTTCAACGTGGTGGCCATCGGCTTGCAGCTGGGCTGTCTCGGTTTTTCCCGCTACGTGCTCGACCTGTCGACGCCGCTGTCGGACAATATTTCCGGCACGCTGATCGGGCAGATCGTCGCGGTGGTTTTTCGTTATTGGGCCTACGACAAATTCGTCTTTGTCGGTGGCCCGGCGAATGCCGAGCAACAGAAGTAG
- the rfbB gene encoding dTDP-glucose 4,6-dehydratase, whose amino-acid sequence MRLLVTGGAGFIGANFVRQTVAERPDTTVTVLDALTYAGSRASLAPVADRIDFVHGDIADLDLVDELVSGVDAVVHFAAESHNDNSLADPWPFVQTNIVGTYSLLQAVRRHEVRYHHVSTDEVYGDLTPEAAAFDENTAYNPSSPYSATKASSDLLVRAWTRSFGVRSTISNCSNNYGPYQHVEKFIPRQITNLIDGVRPRLYGAGHQVRDWIHVDDHNRAVWDILERGRTGQTYLIGADGELDNKSVVRMILEAFDRDPDDFDHVTDRAGHDQRYAIDASLLRSELGWTPRYSDFRAGLAVTIQWYRDNESWWRPHKALTERAYAAAGETEISSAH is encoded by the coding sequence GTGCGATTGCTCGTAACCGGCGGTGCCGGATTCATCGGTGCGAATTTCGTTCGACAGACCGTGGCCGAGCGCCCCGACACGACGGTAACCGTCCTCGACGCCCTGACATACGCGGGCAGCAGGGCCTCGCTCGCGCCGGTGGCCGACCGAATCGACTTCGTGCACGGCGATATTGCCGATCTGGACCTGGTCGACGAGCTCGTCAGCGGTGTCGACGCCGTCGTCCATTTCGCGGCCGAATCGCACAACGACAACTCCCTCGCCGACCCGTGGCCGTTCGTGCAGACCAACATCGTCGGCACCTACTCGCTGCTGCAGGCGGTGCGCAGGCATGAGGTGCGCTACCACCATGTTTCCACCGACGAGGTCTACGGCGACCTCACCCCGGAGGCCGCCGCCTTCGACGAGAACACCGCCTACAACCCGTCGAGCCCCTACTCGGCGACCAAGGCCTCCAGTGACCTGCTGGTGCGTGCCTGGACCCGTTCGTTCGGTGTCCGGTCGACGATCTCCAACTGCAGCAACAACTATGGGCCCTATCAGCATGTGGAGAAGTTCATCCCGCGCCAGATCACCAATCTCATCGACGGTGTCCGCCCGCGGCTCTACGGCGCCGGACATCAGGTGCGCGACTGGATCCATGTGGACGACCACAACCGGGCGGTGTGGGACATCCTCGAACGCGGCCGGACCGGCCAGACCTATCTGATCGGCGCCGACGGCGAACTCGACAACAAGTCGGTGGTGCGGATGATCCTGGAGGCATTCGACCGCGACCCCGACGATTTCGACCACGTCACCGACCGCGCCGGTCACGACCAGCGTTATGCGATCGACGCGTCGTTGCTGCGGTCCGAACTCGGCTGGACCCCGCGCTACTCCGACTTCCGCGCGGGGCTTGCCGTGACCATCCAGTGGTACCGCGACAACGAATCGTGGTGGCGCCCGCACAAGGCGCTGACCGAGCGCGCCTACGCCGCCGCGGGCGAGACCGAGATCAGTTCGGCACACTGA
- a CDS encoding glycosyltransferase — MDSTELRIAAVVPCHNEEASVAKVVADLQAAVPGIVVYVYDNLSTDATAERARAAGAIVRAEHTKGKGNVVRRAFADIEADVYLMIDGDDTYEASAAPLMIKTLLDGPYDHVLGVRKQEVEGASAYRSGHETGNKVLNGVVGKVFGENVEDMLSGFRVFSRRFVKSFPAVSREFEIETELTVHSLHLRVPQTAVPVGFRDRPAGSESKLRTYHDGFKILALIIGLARHERPVAFYGLFGTLSFLVSIILTIPIVVEFYNTHEVPRFPTLFLGFTLLLLGSLAWTAGLILDGIRRSRHEASRLVYLRYSAVSADDPHPNGHGGDANGGADR, encoded by the coding sequence GTGGACTCCACCGAGCTTCGTATAGCCGCCGTGGTCCCGTGCCACAACGAAGAGGCTTCGGTCGCCAAGGTCGTCGCCGACCTCCAGGCTGCCGTGCCGGGAATTGTCGTCTATGTGTACGACAACCTGAGTACCGACGCGACCGCCGAGCGAGCCCGCGCGGCCGGGGCGATCGTGCGCGCCGAGCACACCAAGGGCAAGGGCAATGTGGTGCGGCGGGCCTTCGCCGACATCGAGGCCGATGTGTATCTGATGATCGATGGCGACGACACCTATGAGGCGTCGGCCGCACCGCTGATGATCAAGACACTGCTCGACGGCCCCTACGACCATGTGCTCGGCGTCCGCAAACAGGAAGTCGAGGGTGCCTCGGCGTACCGCTCGGGTCACGAGACCGGCAACAAGGTGCTCAACGGTGTTGTCGGAAAGGTGTTCGGCGAGAACGTCGAAGACATGCTCAGCGGCTTCCGGGTGTTCTCGCGCCGCTTCGTGAAGAGCTTCCCCGCGGTGTCGCGGGAATTCGAGATCGAGACCGAGCTGACGGTGCATTCGCTGCATCTGCGGGTGCCGCAGACCGCCGTCCCCGTCGGCTTCCGCGATCGGCCCGCGGGCAGCGAAAGCAAGCTGCGCACCTATCACGACGGCTTCAAGATTCTGGCGCTGATCATCGGCCTTGCCAGGCATGAACGCCCAGTCGCGTTCTACGGCTTGTTCGGCACCCTGAGCTTCCTGGTCTCGATCATCTTGACCATCCCGATAGTGGTCGAGTTCTACAACACCCACGAGGTGCCGCGCTTCCCGACACTGTTCCTCGGCTTCACGCTGCTGCTGCTCGGCAGCCTGGCCTGGACCGCGGGCCTGATCCTGGACGGCATCCGCCGCTCACGGCACGAGGCGTCCCGGCTGGTCTACCTGCGCTACTCGGCCGTCAGCGCCGATGACCCGCACCCGAACGGACATGGTGGTGACGCGAACGGTGGAGCCGACCGTTGA
- a CDS encoding alpha/beta hydrolase, with the protein MSASRIGEPGVVMNPDGQSAHSRMLLATCLGVVRPVLRVAPITRATIPIGAAAIDTLARLRPEPRGVDREQVELNGFRLEVIRPSGGSRALRHGAVLYMHGGGFAVCGLRTHRPVAASLARRTGLPVVNVDYRQLPAQSITQSIDDCMSAYRWLLQHGADPARIVFAGDSAGGYLTFATALRAIELGLPSPAGLIGLSPLLDLDYAAKRDYINTARDPYIPLSALAAVVRIGAEVDRRLDPMLSPVNGALAGLPPVLLIAAEDEILRYDCELMAQRLTAAGVPNSLELWRGQVHAFMSIFPNLPEGRAALARVSRFVRARLERPEQARTA; encoded by the coding sequence ATGTCAGCGAGCAGAATCGGCGAGCCCGGTGTTGTGATGAATCCGGATGGCCAGAGCGCGCACTCCCGAATGTTGTTGGCGACGTGCCTCGGGGTGGTGCGGCCGGTGTTGCGAGTCGCGCCCATCACCCGCGCGACCATTCCCATCGGCGCGGCCGCGATCGACACCCTCGCGCGGTTGCGCCCGGAGCCACGCGGCGTGGACCGGGAGCAGGTGGAGCTGAACGGTTTCCGGCTCGAGGTCATCCGTCCGTCCGGCGGCTCCCGCGCGCTGCGTCACGGCGCGGTGCTGTACATGCACGGCGGCGGATTCGCGGTGTGTGGACTGCGCACGCACCGTCCCGTCGCGGCCAGTCTGGCCAGGCGCACCGGACTGCCGGTGGTGAATGTCGACTACCGCCAGCTGCCCGCACAGAGCATCACCCAATCGATCGACGACTGCATGAGCGCCTACCGCTGGCTGCTGCAACACGGGGCGGACCCGGCGCGGATCGTCTTCGCGGGCGATTCGGCGGGCGGCTACCTGACCTTCGCCACGGCGCTGCGCGCGATCGAGCTCGGGCTGCCGAGCCCGGCCGGCCTGATCGGACTGAGCCCACTGCTCGATCTGGACTACGCGGCCAAGCGTGACTACATCAATACGGCGCGCGATCCGTATATCCCGCTGTCCGCGCTCGCCGCTGTGGTGCGGATCGGGGCTGAGGTCGACCGCAGGCTCGATCCGATGCTCTCGCCGGTCAACGGTGCGTTGGCCGGCCTGCCACCGGTGCTGTTGATCGCGGCCGAGGACGAAATACTGCGCTACGACTGCGAACTGATGGCGCAGCGGCTCACCGCGGCGGGCGTGCCGAACTCGCTCGAGCTGTGGCGTGGCCAAGTGCACGCGTTCATGAGCATCTTCCCCAACCTCCCCGAGGGCCGGGCGGCGTTGGCCAGGGTCTCCCGATTTGTGCGCGCTCGCCTCGAGCGGCCGGAGCAGGCTCGGACGGCCTGA
- a CDS encoding DUF2142 domain-containing protein gives MTTSADRTTTDDQESTPADNATPADSAPGRAPILDQSSSSDDGAAQPKSPDAAESAGITGNAVRRTAQRIVARFGAATVAFTLLATVFGALFAVVTPPFWGHDEITQFGRAYQVAHGGFLPERIKDDRGVAYGGNVPTSITAVMGYAMHDYTTNPEEPDPMVADPGDYDRLGGAEVSSATEPVWFTNTAAYSPVPYIPAAVGIRLSELFGLDVGGMVLLTRLAGLFVYLTVVGFGLWALRRHRVQWLAFTVAALPIAVFQSGTVTADTLTNALAIMVSALLVKALFLGDRLGRVETAALLTATILLPISKPTYVLLAMLIVVVPVHRFGFSRVAPGASWAESGWQRWIPWGFAAAGGLVFAAWMKVAAPTGDGMGLMRPPHQWNSVKPGEQLHGILADPLHFVNTFGESIALRDQRWFSQFFGELGFAYIDVPAVSMLACLLAFAVSVGIAERMNPATATFRRALIVALTLAASVAMIYVTLYMSFTPVGYYIIDGVQGRYFVPLAIIGLTVLLRWMPLRLTDSEGKTPTRGPAITVIAATAFALIAALWKYYSIVWG, from the coding sequence TTGACCACTTCGGCCGACCGAACCACGACCGACGACCAAGAGTCGACACCTGCGGATAACGCGACTCCAGCCGATAGCGCGCCGGGTCGGGCACCCATCCTCGACCAGTCCTCGAGCTCGGACGACGGTGCCGCACAACCGAAGTCGCCCGACGCTGCCGAATCGGCGGGCATAACGGGTAACGCGGTCCGCCGAACAGCGCAGCGCATTGTCGCCCGCTTCGGCGCGGCGACCGTCGCCTTCACCCTCCTGGCCACCGTCTTCGGCGCATTGTTCGCCGTGGTGACCCCACCCTTCTGGGGCCATGACGAGATCACCCAGTTCGGCAGGGCCTATCAGGTCGCCCACGGCGGCTTCCTGCCCGAGCGGATCAAGGACGATCGCGGCGTCGCCTACGGCGGTAACGTGCCGACCAGCATCACCGCCGTGATGGGCTATGCGATGCACGACTACACAACCAACCCGGAAGAGCCGGACCCGATGGTCGCCGATCCCGGCGACTACGACCGGCTCGGCGGCGCGGAAGTCTCCTCGGCCACCGAACCGGTCTGGTTCACCAATACCGCCGCCTACTCGCCGGTGCCGTATATCCCGGCCGCCGTCGGCATTCGACTTTCCGAGCTGTTCGGCCTCGACGTCGGCGGCATGGTGCTGCTCACCCGGCTCGCCGGACTTTTCGTCTACCTGACCGTTGTCGGATTCGGCCTGTGGGCGCTGCGCAGGCATCGGGTGCAATGGCTGGCGTTCACCGTCGCCGCGCTGCCGATCGCGGTGTTCCAGTCGGGCACGGTCACCGCCGACACATTGACCAACGCGCTGGCCATCATGGTGTCCGCGCTGCTGGTCAAAGCGCTGTTCCTCGGCGACCGGCTCGGGCGGGTGGAAACGGCGGCGCTGCTGACCGCGACCATCCTGCTGCCGATCAGCAAGCCGACATATGTGCTGCTCGCGATGCTCATCGTGGTGGTGCCGGTGCATCGGTTCGGATTCTCCCGCGTCGCGCCCGGCGCATCGTGGGCCGAGTCCGGTTGGCAGCGCTGGATCCCTTGGGGATTCGCCGCCGCCGGTGGTCTTGTCTTCGCGGCCTGGATGAAAGTCGCCGCGCCGACCGGGGACGGCATGGGCCTGATGCGCCCACCGCACCAGTGGAATTCGGTCAAGCCCGGCGAGCAGTTGCACGGCATCCTCGCCGATCCCCTGCATTTCGTGAATACCTTCGGCGAGAGCATCGCGCTGCGGGACCAGCGGTGGTTCAGCCAGTTCTTCGGTGAACTCGGCTTCGCCTACATCGACGTGCCCGCCGTGTCGATGCTGGCCTGCCTGCTCGCCTTCGCGGTGAGCGTCGGCATCGCGGAGCGGATGAACCCGGCCACCGCGACGTTCCGGCGCGCCCTGATCGTCGCGCTCACCCTGGCTGCGAGCGTCGCGATGATCTACGTGACGCTCTACATGTCCTTCACGCCGGTCGGCTACTACATCATCGACGGCGTGCAGGGCCGCTACTTCGTCCCGCTGGCGATCATCGGGCTCACCGTGCTGCTGCGGTGGATGCCGTTGCGCCTCACCGACTCCGAGGGCAAGACGCCGACGCGGGGCCCGGCGATCACCGTCATCGCGGCCACTGCGTTCGCACTCATCGCCGCGCTGTGGAAGTACTACTCCATTGTCTGGGGCTGA